In a single window of the Candidatus Celerinatantimonas neptuna genome:
- the sfsA gene encoding Sugar fermentation stimulation protein A: MPDGSCITAHCANTGAMTGCAEPGWKVWLRDSQNPKRKCRYSWELCENDQGHMICINTARANEVVAEAIEKAQIERFQKYTHLKREVRYGQENSRIDILLSGEQLPDCYIEVKSVTLLAEQGLGLFPDAPSVRGQKHLRELTEMAQNGHRAILFFAIMHSGIEKVTIAHHIDARYGELLKKAILAGVEVVCHRFCCKNEQITHDCEVSFALSEKPAKLANKT; this comes from the coding sequence ATGCCAGATGGCTCATGCATCACAGCCCATTGTGCCAATACCGGTGCAATGACCGGATGTGCCGAACCGGGCTGGAAAGTCTGGCTACGCGATAGCCAGAACCCTAAACGAAAATGTCGTTACAGTTGGGAGCTTTGTGAAAATGATCAGGGTCATATGATTTGCATCAATACCGCCCGGGCAAATGAAGTCGTCGCCGAAGCGATCGAAAAAGCTCAAATCGAACGATTTCAAAAATATACGCATCTTAAACGTGAAGTCCGTTACGGTCAGGAAAATAGTCGTATCGATATTTTACTGAGCGGTGAACAACTTCCTGACTGTTATATCGAGGTCAAAAGTGTCACATTGCTGGCAGAACAAGGGCTGGGACTTTTCCCCGATGCACCAAGTGTTCGCGGACAAAAGCATTTACGAGAACTGACCGAGATGGCTCAAAACGGGCATCGGGCTATTTTATTCTTCGCCATTATGCATTCAGGTATTGAAAAAGTCACAATCGCCCACCATATAGATGCACGATATGGTGAACTGCTTAAAAAGGCAATTTTGGCAGGTGTCGAAGTGGTTTGTCATCGGTTTTGCTGCAAAAACGAGCAAATAACACATGATTGTGAAGTTTCTTTTGCATTGTCTGAGAAACCTGCAAAACTTGCTAACAAAACCTGA
- the thlA_2 gene encoding Acetyl-CoA acetyltransferase → MTSLMIASAVRTAIGKFGGSLSSIPAPQLGAGVMNAAIRKAGLEPSDVDEVIFGHVLQAGLGQNPARQAMLQAGLPDTIPATTINMVCGSGLQSVIFALQCIAAGGARSVLAGGMENMSAAPYLLNQARWGCRMGDKTIVDSMVNDGLFCAMNHYHMGITAENIAKRYQISRKEQDEIAQLSQQRAVAAIERGAFRQEIMPVTVKQKHKEWIFDTDEYPRVNATAEDLAKLHPAFDPQGTVTAGNSSGINDGAAALLVMSDRCACEHFIQPIARIRGYASTGVDPAVMGIGPVSATQMALKRAGMTMDDIELIEANEAFAAQFIAVGRELKLDMDKTNINGGAIALGHPIGASGARILVTLLHALAEQDKTIGLATLCVGGGQGVAMIVERL, encoded by the coding sequence ATGACGTCACTTATGATTGCAAGTGCGGTTCGGACCGCCATTGGGAAATTCGGTGGCAGTTTGAGTTCAATCCCGGCACCACAACTGGGGGCTGGGGTCATGAACGCGGCCATTCGTAAAGCGGGCCTTGAACCTTCTGATGTAGATGAGGTGATCTTTGGTCATGTGCTGCAAGCCGGGCTTGGGCAAAATCCGGCGCGACAGGCCATGTTACAGGCGGGCCTTCCTGACACCATTCCGGCGACAACCATTAACATGGTGTGCGGCTCGGGCCTGCAGAGTGTCATCTTTGCACTGCAATGTATTGCCGCCGGTGGCGCACGAAGTGTTCTGGCAGGCGGTATGGAAAATATGTCAGCTGCACCTTATCTGCTCAATCAGGCCCGGTGGGGATGTCGGATGGGCGATAAAACCATTGTTGACAGCATGGTTAATGATGGTCTGTTTTGTGCCATGAATCATTACCATATGGGCATCACAGCTGAAAACATTGCCAAGCGTTATCAGATTAGCCGCAAAGAACAAGATGAAATAGCACAGCTTTCGCAACAGCGGGCGGTGGCCGCCATAGAACGCGGTGCGTTTCGCCAGGAAATCATGCCTGTGACGGTGAAACAAAAACACAAGGAATGGATCTTTGATACCGACGAATATCCACGGGTAAATGCAACGGCAGAGGATCTGGCTAAATTGCATCCTGCATTTGATCCTCAGGGGACCGTCACCGCTGGAAATTCATCGGGGATTAACGACGGTGCCGCAGCCTTACTGGTGATGAGTGACCGTTGTGCCTGCGAGCATTTTATTCAACCGATTGCCCGGATCCGCGGGTATGCATCGACCGGCGTTGACCCGGCCGTGATGGGAATTGGCCCGGTATCGGCAACCCAGATGGCCTTAAAACGTGCCGGAATGACCATGGATGATATTGAACTGATTGAAGCCAATGAAGCCTTCGCCGCGCAGTTTATCGCCGTAGGCCGCGAGCTAAAACTGGATATGGATAAAACCAATATCAACGGTGGAGCCATTGCACTGGGGCATCCGATTGGTGCATCTGGAGCCCGGATTTTAGTGACCTTGCTTCATGCGCTGGCCGAGCAGGATAAAACCATCGGACTGGCGACCCTTTGCGTTGGAGGCGGTCAGGGCGTTGCCATGATAGTGGAACGTCTTTAG
- the gluQ gene encoding Glutamyl-Q tRNA(Asp) synthetase, whose amino-acid sequence MTHTPYIGRFAPSPSGPLHFGSLVTAVGSFLQAKSVDGRWLVRIEDIDPPREMPGADTIILKQLRKFGLNWDGDVIYQSCRHASYQRQIDRWLDQGHAYYCQCSRKEIKQRGGIYDGHCRNRHLTWGAIRLHCPSPAAGFLDRLQGWISLDNALAHEDLVIRRSDGLYAYNLAVVVDDIFSEITEIVRGSDLLEPTARQCNIYRMLKAKEPTYLHLPLVCDAKGHKLSKQNHAPALDPYHVLEQLHDALAWLNHPVPTRWEKDPPHQLLSKMAKIWNYRDIQSTSVS is encoded by the coding sequence ATGACCCACACGCCTTACATCGGTCGGTTTGCCCCTTCACCTTCTGGGCCACTTCATTTTGGCTCACTGGTAACTGCTGTCGGCAGTTTTTTACAAGCAAAATCTGTTGACGGGCGATGGCTTGTTCGAATTGAAGATATAGACCCTCCGCGAGAAATGCCCGGTGCCGATACAATTATTCTGAAGCAACTTCGAAAGTTCGGTTTAAACTGGGATGGTGACGTCATCTATCAAAGTTGCCGACACGCATCTTATCAACGCCAAATTGATAGGTGGCTTGATCAGGGCCATGCTTATTATTGCCAGTGTAGTCGCAAAGAAATCAAACAACGCGGCGGTATTTACGACGGTCATTGCCGCAACCGCCATTTAACCTGGGGAGCCATTCGTCTTCATTGCCCGTCACCAGCGGCAGGTTTTCTTGATCGCCTGCAAGGTTGGATTTCTCTCGATAATGCACTTGCACATGAAGATTTGGTCATTCGTCGCAGCGATGGTTTATATGCTTATAATCTGGCTGTTGTGGTTGATGATATATTCAGTGAGATCACTGAAATTGTGCGTGGCAGCGATCTATTAGAACCGACAGCCAGACAATGCAACATTTATCGGATGCTCAAAGCAAAAGAACCCACCTATTTACATTTACCTTTAGTTTGCGATGCCAAAGGCCATAAACTAAGCAAACAAAATCATGCCCCAGCTTTAGATCCTTACCATGTTCTAGAGCAATTACACGATGCTCTGGCATGGTTAAATCACCCGGTACCAACGCGCTGGGAAAAGGATCCACCCCACCAGTTACTCTCTAAAATGGCAAAAATATGGAACTATCGTGACATTCAGTCTACATCAGTAAGCTGA
- the dksA gene encoding RNA polymerase-binding transcription factor DksA, which produces MPEGKKKTLGVLSIAGVKPYEAKPGEEYMNEAQLHHFRVILEAWRRQLREEVDRTVTHMQDEAANFPDPVDRAAQEEEFSLELRTRDRERKLIKKIEKTLQKIEDDDFGFCESCGVEIGIRRLEARPTADLCIDCKTLAEIKEKQMAG; this is translated from the coding sequence ATGCCTGAAGGCAAAAAGAAGACGCTAGGTGTACTTTCTATCGCAGGGGTAAAACCTTACGAGGCTAAACCTGGCGAAGAATATATGAACGAGGCGCAGCTGCATCACTTTCGGGTTATTCTGGAAGCGTGGCGACGCCAGTTACGTGAAGAGGTTGACCGTACCGTCACCCACATGCAGGATGAGGCAGCTAATTTCCCCGATCCAGTTGACAGAGCAGCTCAGGAAGAAGAGTTTAGTCTCGAGCTTCGCACACGGGATCGCGAACGAAAACTGATTAAAAAAATAGAAAAAACACTTCAGAAGATCGAAGATGATGATTTCGGTTTCTGCGAATCATGCGGAGTTGAAATTGGGATCCGTCGTCTGGAGGCCAGACCGACAGCCGATCTTTGTATCGATTGCAAAACGTTGGCTGAAATTAAAGAAAAACAGATGGCCGGCTAG
- the hrpB gene encoding ATP-dependent RNA helicase HrpB, whose protein sequence is MPQLIAALSHHRQILLAAPPGTGKSTVLPLEILRQSQMQGLIVMLEPRRLAARHIAAFLAQQLGESLGETVGYQMRGDSKRSAKTRLLIVTEGILTRMLQDDPMLESVSLVIFDEFHERSLAADLGLALCQQSLEVNEELKLLVMSATLDISALQQTLPQATVLTSEGRSFPVSVTYQPVPSQIPLDKHCARVVEQQINEHSGNILVFLPGVAEIHRVRAQLRVPSGVDVYGLYGQLPLEEQRAAIAPPTDGHRKIVLATNIAETSLTIDGIRIVVDSGLERVAQYHPGSGATRLMTRMVCQSSAEQRAGRAGRLESGECVRLYSGEQLSHRPRFNDPQILRSDLNALLMQLKQWGVESNDLNWVDAPPQGILASSEQLLRQLGLVDEHGQLTPAARQVSQWGCEPRSGALLLKARELQAQGCADAIKRGAYLAALLEEALPRSETGQLNDALIHLNAFQKKRLKQQMRRYLSQLGESGGIERPEHPLDGLLLAAAWPDRIGMRRSDHRHYLLANGFAVQAKRADSEWIVAIDIGWRQGHASGQLYLFTPLSLDMLQQFYPNWFGWQSVCEFDNQKQQFISERQQKLGELTLARQKNEQRDGQALQQGWLNVIRQRGMAWLPVSDKAAHFRQRVQALATWCPELSLPDLSDKALLATLEQWLIPYLDGVSGYKALDCLDWLNIIQSQLDWSQISQVNELAPVTYRAPSGRNVVIHYQAGQSPRMSLKLQEMFGTPQSPTIAKGRVPLTIELLSPAGRVLQLTQDLASFWQNGYPQVRKEMRGRYSKHPWPEDPTTSIATAKTKRYLRGG, encoded by the coding sequence ATGCCGCAGCTTATCGCGGCACTTTCCCATCATCGCCAGATTTTACTGGCTGCACCACCTGGTACCGGTAAATCAACGGTTCTGCCGCTTGAAATTCTGCGTCAGAGTCAGATGCAGGGATTGATCGTCATGCTCGAACCCAGACGGCTGGCAGCCCGACATATCGCGGCTTTTCTGGCGCAGCAACTGGGTGAGTCATTAGGGGAAACTGTTGGCTATCAGATGCGGGGCGATTCCAAACGATCCGCAAAAACCCGGCTTCTGATCGTCACTGAGGGGATCCTCACCCGAATGTTACAAGATGATCCGATGCTGGAGTCCGTCAGTCTGGTGATTTTTGATGAATTCCATGAACGCAGCCTGGCGGCAGATCTTGGACTGGCGCTTTGCCAGCAGAGTCTTGAAGTCAATGAGGAACTGAAATTATTGGTGATGTCGGCCACACTGGATATCAGTGCGCTGCAACAGACATTGCCACAAGCTACAGTATTGACTAGTGAAGGTCGAAGTTTTCCGGTCTCAGTGACTTATCAGCCCGTTCCATCTCAGATCCCTTTAGACAAGCATTGTGCCCGAGTGGTTGAACAACAGATCAATGAGCATTCGGGGAATATTTTGGTTTTTCTGCCGGGCGTGGCTGAGATCCACCGGGTCAGAGCACAGCTCCGGGTACCCTCTGGGGTGGATGTCTATGGCCTATATGGTCAGCTTCCTCTGGAAGAACAACGCGCTGCTATTGCTCCTCCAACAGATGGACACCGTAAAATTGTACTGGCGACCAATATTGCTGAAACGTCGCTGACCATTGATGGTATCCGCATCGTCGTGGACAGTGGCCTTGAGCGGGTGGCGCAATATCATCCCGGCAGTGGCGCAACACGGCTGATGACCCGAATGGTCTGCCAGTCATCTGCTGAGCAGCGTGCTGGTCGGGCTGGGCGTTTAGAGTCAGGTGAATGTGTGCGTCTGTATAGTGGTGAACAACTCAGTCATCGTCCACGATTTAATGACCCGCAGATTTTGCGCAGTGATCTGAATGCTCTGTTGATGCAACTGAAACAATGGGGTGTTGAAAGCAATGATTTAAACTGGGTTGATGCTCCTCCCCAGGGAATACTCGCTTCCTCTGAGCAGCTTTTGCGGCAGTTGGGGCTTGTTGATGAACATGGCCAGTTAACGCCCGCCGCCCGGCAAGTCAGCCAGTGGGGCTGTGAACCACGCAGTGGTGCATTATTACTTAAAGCCCGGGAATTACAAGCACAGGGCTGTGCTGATGCGATAAAACGAGGGGCTTATCTGGCGGCATTGCTGGAAGAGGCCTTGCCAAGGTCTGAAACAGGCCAGTTAAATGACGCATTAATTCACCTTAACGCGTTTCAGAAAAAACGGCTGAAACAACAGATGCGTCGTTATCTCAGCCAATTGGGCGAGTCTGGTGGGATTGAACGCCCCGAGCACCCACTCGATGGCCTTTTACTGGCAGCGGCCTGGCCGGATCGCATCGGTATGCGACGCAGTGATCATCGTCACTACCTGTTGGCTAATGGGTTTGCCGTGCAGGCGAAGCGGGCCGATAGTGAATGGATCGTTGCCATTGATATTGGTTGGCGTCAGGGGCATGCCAGTGGCCAGCTTTATCTATTCACTCCCCTGTCGCTTGATATGCTACAGCAATTCTATCCGAACTGGTTTGGCTGGCAAAGTGTGTGTGAATTTGATAACCAAAAACAACAGTTTATCAGTGAACGACAACAGAAATTGGGTGAACTTACCCTAGCACGGCAAAAAAATGAGCAACGCGATGGACAAGCATTACAGCAAGGGTGGCTTAACGTTATCCGCCAGCGGGGAATGGCATGGTTACCGGTCAGTGATAAGGCTGCTCATTTTCGTCAGCGGGTACAGGCTCTGGCAACCTGGTGCCCGGAGCTGTCACTGCCCGATCTCAGTGATAAGGCTCTACTGGCTACCCTTGAACAGTGGTTGATCCCCTATTTAGATGGTGTTTCCGGTTATAAAGCGTTGGACTGTTTAGACTGGCTCAATATCATCCAGAGCCAGCTGGACTGGTCGCAGATTAGTCAGGTGAATGAACTGGCTCCCGTGACCTATCGGGCACCATCGGGTCGCAACGTGGTCATTCACTATCAGGCGGGGCAATCTCCCCGGATGTCACTGAAACTGCAAGAGATGTTCGGTACCCCCCAAAGCCCAACGATTGCAAAGGGGCGTGTTCCTTTGACCATCGAATTATTGTCTCCGGCTGGAAGAGTGCTTCAGCTGACGCAGGATTTAGCCAGCTTTTGGCAAAATGGGTATCCGCAGGTACGTAAAGAGATGAGAGGACGCTACTCAAAACATCCCTGGCCTGAGGACCCGACAACAAGTATTGCGACCGCGAAAACAAAACGTTATCTGCGAGGGGGATAA
- the scoB gene encoding putative succinyl-CoA:3-ketoacid coenzyme A transferase subunit B: MNARERIARRAAGYFVAGDVVNLGIGIPSLCSDYAPPDVMFHTENGLIGMGPLCSGMLAVESFSNATAMRFTPVPGASVLDSAQSFALVRSGKLAASVLGGLQVAENGDLANWAQPGRVFGMGGAMDLVNGARKVIITMELCTKKGDPKIVRSCSYPLTGKHCVDHIVTEQCVIDVTGDGLMLVELLEGVTPDDIQRQVEPELIVAEHLSVMQS, encoded by the coding sequence ATGAACGCTCGTGAACGAATTGCTCGTCGTGCCGCCGGTTATTTTGTGGCTGGTGATGTTGTCAATTTAGGCATCGGGATCCCCAGTTTATGCAGTGATTATGCACCACCGGATGTGATGTTTCATACCGAAAACGGACTGATTGGAATGGGGCCTCTTTGCTCGGGCATGCTTGCTGTTGAAAGCTTCTCCAATGCGACAGCAATGCGCTTTACACCAGTTCCCGGAGCGAGCGTATTGGATAGTGCTCAGTCATTTGCTTTGGTTCGCTCTGGCAAACTGGCCGCTTCGGTACTGGGGGGATTACAAGTTGCTGAAAATGGTGATTTGGCAAACTGGGCACAGCCAGGACGTGTCTTTGGGATGGGGGGCGCAATGGATTTAGTGAACGGTGCCCGAAAAGTCATTATCACCATGGAGCTGTGTACAAAAAAAGGTGATCCCAAAATCGTCCGCTCGTGCAGTTATCCCCTGACCGGGAAGCACTGTGTTGACCATATCGTCACGGAACAATGTGTCATTGATGTTACAGGTGACGGATTAATGCTGGTTGAACTGCTCGAAGGGGTAACCCCTGATGATATTCAAAGGCAAGTCGAGCCGGAACTGATTGTTGCTGAGCACTTATCAGTGATGCAGTCATAA
- the hdfR_4 gene encoding HTH-type transcriptional regulator HdfR: protein MKMQLLYEFITLSELLNFTKAAQRMNVTQPVLSRHMKYLEEQFGDLLFLRDTHNVELTSTGKLLANEAQKIIYQYEKSISTIHQFTGKSHQKLTITFLGEAIQSTLIPFLNYFQKQFPHITVDTCDSELEDALTLLDRGQCDLGFLIRPNFLENNKFQSYTFKTDSIGVAVNKNHPLALTKEAAVSLRDVSQWPVIRINPQAFFLSEAYSTQFFDHYQIPYILDKEYPNLKTCCFNLEFRDKVVLLMPKHRKYLLGQNSVLLDIQEKDFWFNLELVWHQHNTNPCIHTFLNHFKCFLNHHTEHELIANT from the coding sequence ATGAAGATGCAACTGTTATACGAGTTTATCACGCTGTCCGAGTTACTGAATTTTACCAAAGCAGCTCAGAGAATGAATGTAACTCAACCAGTCTTAAGCCGTCACATGAAATATCTTGAAGAACAATTTGGCGATCTTTTGTTTCTCAGGGATACCCATAATGTCGAATTAACCTCAACCGGTAAATTACTGGCCAATGAAGCGCAAAAGATCATTTACCAGTATGAAAAATCAATATCAACCATCCATCAATTTACAGGTAAAAGCCATCAGAAACTGACCATCACCTTTTTGGGAGAAGCCATCCAGAGTACTCTAATCCCTTTTTTAAACTATTTTCAAAAACAATTCCCCCATATCACTGTAGATACATGTGACAGCGAATTAGAAGATGCATTAACACTCTTAGATAGAGGGCAATGTGATTTAGGCTTTCTGATACGCCCTAATTTTCTGGAAAACAATAAATTTCAGAGTTACACATTTAAAACCGATTCCATTGGTGTTGCTGTCAATAAAAATCATCCACTTGCCCTAACTAAAGAAGCCGCCGTCTCTCTGCGTGATGTAAGCCAGTGGCCAGTGATTCGAATCAACCCACAAGCCTTTTTCCTTTCAGAAGCTTACAGCACTCAATTTTTTGATCACTATCAGATCCCTTATATTCTGGATAAAGAATATCCAAATCTCAAAACATGCTGTTTCAATTTGGAATTTAGGGATAAAGTCGTACTTTTGATGCCAAAACACCGAAAATATCTACTCGGTCAAAATAGTGTGTTACTGGATATTCAGGAAAAAGATTTTTGGTTTAATCTGGAGCTGGTTTGGCATCAGCATAATACCAACCCCTGTATTCACACTTTTTTAAACCATTTCAAATGTTTTCTCAATCATCACACAGAACATGAACTGATAGCGAACACATGA
- the thlA_1 gene encoding Acetyl-CoA acetyltransferase: MKEAVIVSAVRTPVGRCRGRLASVPAHILGATVVKEAVSRVNIDPQTIDDVIFANLMNNEINNMGRMVALEAGLPVSVPGITLDRQCASSLNALAYGAIQIMAGFAQTVVVGGVESDSRRTWTLEKTSTAYSVQPPHFADIHTSPDKTGNPSMGITAENIAHRYQLTRTELDEFSLRSHQLATAAWDTGCFDSQVIPIHFSDRKGRELVVDKDESVRPDCSLETLNALRPCFLEDGVVTAGNSSPMSDGAGALVVMERSLAQSLGLPIMAVFRGYSAAGVDPNYMGIGPIAATDKLLRQVHLTVQDIDLWELNEAFASQSLACIREIGMDLDRVNPNGGAIALGHPLAGSGAILATKAVYDMQQRHLNHAVITFCVGGGQGVAVLLTRSE, from the coding sequence ATGAAAGAAGCAGTTATTGTATCGGCTGTCAGGACACCGGTCGGCCGGTGCCGGGGCAGATTAGCCTCAGTACCTGCGCATATCTTAGGCGCAACGGTGGTTAAAGAAGCTGTGTCTCGGGTCAACATTGATCCGCAAACGATTGATGATGTCATCTTTGCCAACCTGATGAACAACGAAATTAACAACATGGGACGCATGGTTGCACTGGAAGCTGGATTGCCGGTCAGCGTGCCGGGGATCACCCTGGATCGTCAATGTGCATCCTCATTAAATGCACTAGCTTATGGTGCGATACAAATCATGGCCGGTTTTGCGCAAACTGTCGTGGTGGGGGGCGTCGAAAGTGATTCGAGACGAACCTGGACACTGGAAAAAACCAGCACCGCTTACTCGGTACAACCGCCCCATTTTGCCGATATTCATACATCTCCTGATAAGACTGGTAATCCTTCGATGGGGATCACGGCAGAAAATATTGCTCATCGCTACCAACTGACCCGTACCGAACTGGACGAATTCTCACTGCGTAGTCATCAACTGGCAACGGCTGCATGGGACACAGGATGCTTTGATAGTCAGGTTATCCCCATTCATTTTTCTGATCGAAAAGGGCGTGAACTCGTAGTGGATAAAGATGAATCCGTTCGACCCGATTGCTCACTTGAAACATTAAATGCATTGCGTCCCTGTTTTCTGGAAGACGGTGTGGTGACTGCCGGTAACAGTTCCCCGATGAGCGATGGAGCCGGTGCATTAGTGGTGATGGAGCGATCACTCGCGCAATCACTGGGGTTGCCGATTATGGCGGTATTCCGGGGTTACTCAGCAGCGGGCGTTGACCCGAACTATATGGGGATTGGTCCGATCGCTGCTACAGATAAACTTCTGCGTCAGGTTCACCTGACGGTGCAAGACATCGATTTATGGGAACTTAACGAAGCTTTTGCTTCGCAATCTTTGGCCTGTATTCGAGAAATAGGGATGGATCTTGACCGGGTCAACCCCAATGGCGGAGCGATTGCCTTAGGTCATCCACTGGCTGGAAGCGGAGCAATCTTGGCAACCAAAGCGGTTTATGACATGCAACAACGCCACTTGAATCATGCAGTCATCACTTTTTGTGTCGGTGGTGGGCAAGGGGTTGCTGTATTACTGACGAGGAGTGAATGA
- the kce gene encoding 3-keto-5-aminohexanoate cleavage enzyme: MNTGNDVIISAALTGAMTPKDINENIPLTPKEIAADAYRCWQQGAAIVHLHMRDEQGIGTMDQSRFKQTIQLIRSHQDCDVIINCTTSGDSRATDAQRMAHIAALDGIEMASWDAGSFNWMPGGVFVNSPQFLGQLAQLMSERSIKPELEIFDSGMLGIANYFVEQGLLATPLHCQFCLGVPGGMPATVENLLYLVTHRPAGSTWSAFGIGKHHLPILYAALALGGHIRVGLEDNVYFSKGIAASNVQLVERAAKIIRLMGKPVATPARAREILGLVPLESHVTPTHSAV, from the coding sequence ATGAATACAGGCAATGACGTGATAATCAGTGCTGCTTTAACCGGCGCAATGACACCCAAAGATATCAATGAAAATATCCCACTGACACCCAAAGAAATTGCTGCCGATGCCTATCGTTGCTGGCAACAGGGCGCAGCGATTGTGCATCTGCATATGCGCGATGAACAAGGGATTGGCACTATGGATCAATCCCGGTTTAAGCAAACCATCCAACTGATCCGCAGTCATCAGGACTGCGATGTCATTATCAATTGCACCACCTCTGGCGATAGCCGGGCTACCGATGCTCAGCGAATGGCTCATATTGCAGCGTTAGATGGGATTGAAATGGCATCCTGGGATGCGGGTTCATTTAACTGGATGCCTGGAGGTGTTTTTGTTAATTCACCCCAGTTTTTAGGACAACTGGCGCAATTAATGAGTGAGCGATCGATTAAACCTGAACTCGAAATATTTGACAGCGGCATGTTGGGGATTGCGAATTATTTTGTCGAGCAGGGACTGCTGGCTACACCACTGCATTGCCAGTTTTGCCTGGGGGTTCCGGGAGGAATGCCCGCGACCGTTGAAAATCTGTTGTATCTGGTCACCCACAGGCCTGCCGGATCGACATGGTCAGCATTCGGTATTGGCAAACATCATTTACCGATCCTTTATGCGGCACTGGCTTTAGGCGGACATATTCGGGTTGGCTTAGAAGACAATGTTTACTTCAGTAAAGGGATTGCGGCCAGTAATGTTCAGTTGGTTGAACGCGCTGCCAAAATTATCCGTCTGATGGGCAAACCGGTTGCAACACCTGCAAGGGCCAGAGAAATCTTGGGACTGGTACCTTTGGAGTCGCATGTTACCCCAACCCATAGTGCTGTCTGA
- the thpR gene encoding RNA 2',3'-cyclic phosphodiesterase: MNASVPKSEQPRSVRLFFALPIPESVTQVLTDVRQQWLRQLGTSQAIRPIIAENFHLTLRYLGTLSETEKHKWIEIAQQIKQPAFTLKLSSPGYFLRAKTGWIGVHTSTALCDLAQYMSASSNWRPHISLLRGLCEPQTLPDIDNIHCEWPVDRFCLYSSDGHGAPYQKLKTFWF; the protein is encoded by the coding sequence ATGAACGCTAGTGTACCGAAAAGTGAACAGCCACGCAGCGTTCGGCTGTTCTTTGCGCTGCCCATCCCGGAATCTGTCACTCAAGTTCTCACCGATGTCCGCCAGCAATGGCTCAGACAACTGGGAACATCCCAGGCAATACGCCCGATTATTGCCGAGAATTTTCATTTAACCCTGCGTTACTTAGGCACACTTTCTGAAACAGAAAAACACAAATGGATTGAAATCGCACAACAAATCAAACAGCCGGCATTTACGCTGAAATTATCATCACCGGGCTATTTTCTGCGAGCCAAAACAGGCTGGATAGGGGTGCATACCAGTACGGCACTTTGTGATCTGGCCCAATATATGAGTGCCTCGTCAAACTGGCGTCCACATATCAGTTTGCTGCGCGGTTTATGTGAACCGCAGACTTTACCCGACATTGACAACATTCATTGTGAATGGCCGGTCGATCGTTTTTGTTTATACAGTTCTGATGGCCACGGGGCCCCTTATCAGAAATTAAAAACATTTTGGTTTTAA
- the atoD gene encoding Acetate CoA-transferase subunit alpha — MLNKYARSDEIISLFHDGQTLMCGGFANHGVPNRLIDCIIASGAKHFTFITNDSGDEDLTIGRLIHRGLIDKLIASHIGRNPETVALVAEHKIELELVPQGSLAERMRCGGSGLGGVLTKTGLGTVVEEGKPTVEVDGQTYLLERPLRADIGLVRARACDPLGNLTYRGTMRNFNPLVAQACDVTLVDADMRVDIDELGVDRIMTPGVYVDKVLMNEEMTHERS; from the coding sequence ATGCTGAACAAATACGCACGATCTGATGAAATCATCAGCTTATTTCATGATGGGCAAACTTTAATGTGCGGTGGTTTCGCAAATCACGGTGTGCCCAATCGACTGATTGACTGCATCATTGCCAGTGGTGCAAAACATTTCACTTTCATAACCAATGATTCCGGCGACGAAGATCTCACCATTGGCCGGTTAATCCATCGTGGGTTGATCGATAAATTGATCGCGTCACACATTGGCCGAAACCCCGAAACTGTGGCTCTGGTTGCTGAACACAAAATTGAACTGGAGCTTGTGCCTCAGGGAAGCTTAGCCGAGCGGATGCGCTGCGGCGGTTCGGGCCTGGGCGGTGTTCTTACAAAAACAGGTCTTGGAACTGTAGTCGAAGAAGGCAAGCCAACCGTTGAAGTCGATGGGCAAACCTATCTGTTAGAGCGCCCATTACGGGCGGATATCGGTTTAGTCCGAGCCAGAGCCTGCGATCCGTTGGGTAACCTAACCTATCGCGGAACCATGCGCAATTTTAACCCACTGGTCGCGCAAGCTTGTGATGTGACACTGGTGGATGCAGACATGAGGGTCGATATCGATGAGTTGGGGGTGGATCGCATTATGACGCCAGGTGTCTATGTCGACAAAGTACTGATGAATGAGGAGATGACCCATGAACGCTCGTGA